The genomic segment CGCGCATCAGGTTGGCGAAGTCGAATTCGATTTCGAGCTCATCACCGTCCAGCATCAGGTCCGCTTCGATCGAAGCCTCCCAGCGTTCGGCCCAAGGTGTCATGGTGTGCATGACGAACTCCAGGCTCTGCTGCTCGATGTTCGAGAATGTCGCCCGATCTAAATCGGCAATCATGTGCGGTGGCACACGGAACAATCGGGCAATATCTGTTATTTGGAACTTGCGCAGCTCCAGAAACTGGGCATCCTTGTTCGTGACACCCACCTCATGGAACTTCATGCCGTTTTCCAGCACCAGCACCTTGCCCCGGTTCGCTCCGGATTGGGCGGCCTGGTAGGACTCCCTGAACACTCGCTTGGCCTCGGCATCCTTGAAGTTGCCCGGGAACTCGATCCAGCCCCCTGTGGGTTTGGCATCGTTGTTGAAGAACCGGGCGCCATAGTCCTGCGCGGCCAATGCCATGCCCAGGCTCTCGCGGGAAAGCTCGATGGGACTCAGGCCCAACAGACCGTCCGAGGACAAGCCCCGCAGGTGCCAGGCCTCGCCCCGGGGCAGGACCAGCTCATGGCCTGCTTGGTTCTGAATCCGATATCGGTAGTCACCTTCAGTGAGCAGTTCCATTCGCACCCGGTCCGGATGGATGGGAATCAGCTCGGTGATCTCGCCCCGGCCGTTGGCCAGGATTTGGCAGAAGGCATTGCCACGCAGGGCCAGGTGCCCCTGCAGCATCTCGCGCCACTCGAACGGGTTCTGGTACCGATTGGGCTTCTTGCCCAGCAACCGGTAGAGCCAGTGGTCCGTCACCCTGTCCTTGCCGCCATCTGCTCGAGCGCGGTAGACCACCAGTGGCAGCGAGGCCATGGTCTCAGACAGGATGCGCACGCAGGCATAGACGGCTGCCAGGCGCATGGCCGAATCGGCCGAGACGCGCATGCCCGAGACACTGCGCACCGATACAGGCTCAAAAAAGAAATCGCCCCATGGGGAGCGATCACTTGTGGAAGCTTTGAATCGGTCAAAGAGGTTGAAGATTCCCATCGGTAGTGTCAGAAAACGCGCCTGCCGTCTCGTTAGAGCAGCATCAGCTCGTAGTCGGATCCCAGCACCACCGAGTCCCCCGGTTTTATCGCCCGTGAAAGGGCCATGATCAGTGCCACGATGCCGTCGATCTTGTTTTCTGCTCGCTCCTTGCGCGGGTAAATGTTGTCTTTGACGTCCGTGTGGGCCACCACGTTGCTGGCCATCCAGGCCAATACCGGGTCGCCGTCATGGACGAGCTTCTTTTGCAGGACCAGGGCTTCAAGCGTCTTCATCGGTTCGCTGAAATTCAGCACCGTGGGACGCACTTCGATCATGGGCAGGCCCTCGGAGAGCATCCGGGTGGACAGCTGTGTGGCCTGAAACGGATCGAAAGCCACGGCCTCCACCGAAAACCGGGACGCGATGTCCAGCAGATCGGCCTCGATCCAGCTGAAGTCGATCACGTTGCCCGGCGTCACAGACAGGCGTCCGGTATGGGACCAGCCCTCGTACTGGCTGTTGCCCGCAGCCTGGACCGTGTCCTCGGGCAGGTAGTACTTGCCAAACACCGCATATGCGTCTGGTGTGTCAGGGTGCCGGAACACCATGACCAGTGCCGCAATGTCCGTCTTGCTGGCCAGATCCAGGCCCACCCAACAGGGTTGCCCGAGAAACTGGTCCAACTCCAGATCGGGGTTGGTGCCCGCGTCCCAGGCCCGCATGTCCATCCAGGCCTTGTCCGCGCTCACCCATTCATTGAGGTGCTTGGTCTTGAAGTTGTTGACCGCGCTGGGCAACTGCATGGCTTTTGCCTGCAGGGGCACCAGGATCTCCTCGCGCACCGAGATGCCCCAGTTGGGGTTGGCCTTGATAAGGGAGTCCTTGATCGTCCAGTCGTCCCCTTCATCGAGGCCGTAAATGATCCCGAACTGAGAGTCGTCTTCGAACACTCGGTTGAGCAGCTTGGTGACAAAGCTCCTGACCTCGTAACAAATCCCTGAGCGGTTGCTGCCAGCCGTGGTGATCACCCACAGCAGGGAGTTGTCCCTCTTGCCGGTGCCGGTTTCCACAACGTCATAGACCGTTCGGGTCTTGTGGGCGTGCAGCTCGTCAATACAACCGAAGTGGATGTTCAGGCCGTCCAGCGTCGAGCCCTCAGCTGAGAGCGCTTCGAATTTGGAGCCGGTTTGCAAGACATGCATGTTGTGCGCACCGACGTTCACCGCGAACCGGTTCCTAAATCCCGGACTCAGGCGCGCCATGGTCTGGGCATCGCCAAAGACGATGCGAGCCTGATCGCGGGTGGTGGCCAGCGAGTAAACCTCAGCGCCGCCCTCTCGGTCGGCCGCGAGCATGTACAGACCCACCGCCGATGACAGCGTGGACTTGGCATTGCCCCGTGGCACCTCGATGTAGGACCGCCTGAAACGGCGCTTGCCGTCCGATTTGACCCATCCGAATACCGTGGACAGGATGAACACCTGCCAGGGCTCCAGAACGATCATCTGACTGGCCAGTGGCCCTTTGACGTGAGGCAGGCGCTCAATGAAAGCGCACAAGTTGTCGGCTGGTCTGTAAGGCCTGCCGTACCGGTCAAGCAGCTCCGGGTTGAACTGGTAGATGCTGCTCTTGCGTTTGAAGCGGATCAGGTCATCAAGTTGACGCTTGCAGGCCTTCTGAACCCACTCACAGGTCAGGATCTCTCCCGATACGACGCGCTGTGCATATTGTTTGGCGCTCGCAGCGTATGTGCTCATCGGTTCTACCCAACAATGTCCTCCCAGAGATCGAGCTCTTTGCCCGGTCGCTCGTTTGGAATGGAGATGCGCGAACGCGATGCAGGCGTGAACCCCATCTCGATCGCAGCCTTGGTCATGATCTGTGCCTGCTTGTTGGCAATGGCCAGGTACGGCGACTGCATGGGCACACCGCTGTGGGGCGCCTTCACCAAGAGCCCCGTTTTGCCGATACCCGCCTGGGCCTGTCGGTACAGGTCTGCCGCGCAGGCCCAGATTTCCAGCACGGACATGTCCAGCTTGCGAATCAGGGTGGGCGGCGCACATTCAAGCGCGTAGCGCCAGGCAGCCTTGGCACCCTCAGGCATGTAGTCCGGGGGCTCGACCAGCAAGCCCTCTGGGACGGGCTCGTGGTAATTGGTCCGGCATGGCTGCAAGGTCCCCTTGATCTGCTTGACTTGAGTCGGCAGTGGCTTGCGTCCGCCCATAAATCACCCGCTTGGTTTGATGTTCATCTGATGCACGGCCTTTGCTGCGCAGGTTTGGGAGATACCCCCCCTTGTTCAATTTGCACGCACAAAAATTCGCGCAAGCCCACGCATCTTGGGCGCCAGTCTGTAGAGATTCAGACCCCCTACCCCCTCAGGACGGGGCCTGGTTGCGCAGGGATGCCGTCTCTGAGGCGGTCTTGGCGTTGTGACAGGGCACGCACAGGCTCTGAAGGTTCACTCGTTCAAAGCGCTCACCGCCAAGCTTCACCGGAACGATGTGATCGACCACCTTGGCTGGTTGCAACAAGCCCTTGGCCTGGCACCTGCAGCAAAGCGGGTTATCCCGAAGCACCGCTGCACGTGTGTTGCGCCACCTGGCCGATTGATAGAAGCCCAGCTCGGTGTCG from the Rhodoferax potami genome contains:
- a CDS encoding phage portal protein, whose protein sequence is MGIFNLFDRFKASTSDRSPWGDFFFEPVSVRSVSGMRVSADSAMRLAAVYACVRILSETMASLPLVVYRARADGGKDRVTDHWLYRLLGKKPNRYQNPFEWREMLQGHLALRGNAFCQILANGRGEITELIPIHPDRVRMELLTEGDYRYRIQNQAGHELVLPRGEAWHLRGLSSDGLLGLSPIELSRESLGMALAAQDYGARFFNNDAKPTGGWIEFPGNFKDAEAKRVFRESYQAAQSGANRGKVLVLENGMKFHEVGVTNKDAQFLELRKFQITDIARLFRVPPHMIADLDRATFSNIEQQSLEFVMHTMTPWAERWEASIEADLMLDGDELEIEFDFANLMRGDAASRSAYYQSGIQNGWLTRNEARIAENLNPIKGLDQPLRPLNMVEEEDAEEQEPQDEGEDPADAADADMQVEPDQEMSQRLRKLIEANAQRLARRISKKGRLDAQEIALIAQALGLQEPEVRAWALSQPSTDEPVLLKALIQLGNSK
- a CDS encoding terminase large subunit encodes the protein MSTYAASAKQYAQRVVSGEILTCEWVQKACKRQLDDLIRFKRKSSIYQFNPELLDRYGRPYRPADNLCAFIERLPHVKGPLASQMIVLEPWQVFILSTVFGWVKSDGKRRFRRSYIEVPRGNAKSTLSSAVGLYMLAADREGGAEVYSLATTRDQARIVFGDAQTMARLSPGFRNRFAVNVGAHNMHVLQTGSKFEALSAEGSTLDGLNIHFGCIDELHAHKTRTVYDVVETGTGKRDNSLLWVITTAGSNRSGICYEVRSFVTKLLNRVFEDDSQFGIIYGLDEGDDWTIKDSLIKANPNWGISVREEILVPLQAKAMQLPSAVNNFKTKHLNEWVSADKAWMDMRAWDAGTNPDLELDQFLGQPCWVGLDLASKTDIAALVMVFRHPDTPDAYAVFGKYYLPEDTVQAAGNSQYEGWSHTGRLSVTPGNVIDFSWIEADLLDIASRFSVEAVAFDPFQATQLSTRMLSEGLPMIEVRPTVLNFSEPMKTLEALVLQKKLVHDGDPVLAWMASNVVAHTDVKDNIYPRKERAENKIDGIVALIMALSRAIKPGDSVVLGSDYELMLL
- a CDS encoding phage terminase small subunit P27 family, producing the protein MGGRKPLPTQVKQIKGTLQPCRTNYHEPVPEGLLVEPPDYMPEGAKAAWRYALECAPPTLIRKLDMSVLEIWACAADLYRQAQAGIGKTGLLVKAPHSGVPMQSPYLAIANKQAQIMTKAAIEMGFTPASRSRISIPNERPGKELDLWEDIVG
- a CDS encoding HNH endonuclease is translated as MPGYCTNHQPQVHREYGRARRGFDTELGFYQSARWRNTRAAVLRDNPLCCRCQAKGLLQPAKVVDHIVPVKLGGERFERVNLQSLCVPCHNAKTASETASLRNQAPS